AGGGAACAGCATGGCGAAGTCATGGTAACGCTTTAGCTCCGCCTCCCTTCTGTGATGCAATgttcctattattattattattattattattatttgttgttcGTGGTTGAAGTGACGCTGCCCCTCGTTTCAGTGGGACGCGTTCTCCATCCCCGAGCTGCGCAACTTCCTGCGGATCCTCGacaaggaggaggcggagcaaaGGGAGGCGGTGAAGCGGCGCTACGATGCGTATCGCCTCAGACTGCAGGAGGCGCTGAGCGAGGTCAGAGGAGCCTCTGAGGGGAGGAGCCTCTGAGGGGAGGAGCCTTCCGTCGAACAGGACCGCGGCGAGGAGGgagaaccttttattttttttgtaattctcacctcagaggaggagaagtgtaCTTTTTTGACGCGAGGTGAGGATCCGGCGCTcggagggaggaagtgagggaaCGATAAACTGACGGGACAGCGAGCGACGGGAGACGAAACCCGGATTAAAGACCTCAAAGTGCTGCCCGATCTCACCAAAGATTCACTTCACCGTGCcaaacctcctcttcctcctcttcctcctctcggtCCTGCTGTCACATAGTTTATCTAATTCCTTTTAAGGACTCAAGGCCACGTGTTGAGTCAgaggtttatttaatttttctgttttaaaggtctgtacatattttttttcttaatttatatGGTTGAAGCTTTTTATGATTtgttgaaagaaacaaaagtcttatttttagttttttttttttgtacagaagCAGAGTTTATCTACTGGAGGAAAAGACACAACATGAGCATTAAAAACAGCTGAAGCTGCGTGAAggtggaaggaaaaggaaacatttagaGGATACACTGGAAGTCTCGATTGGAGGGTATTTATATTCTTATGTGGAGTCTCGAGTGTGCCGTAGGAATaatgtttatttacttttgcTGGTTGATTCAGTTTGGTTCTatgtttactgtcatttttttaattattattttaacagaGCGGGAAAAGCAAACAATTATAataacagatgtgtttaaataaaacacactcaTGCATATAATCCATCAATAATgaggtttttgtttctttaatcgGCTTAATTGAGTAACTATAACCAAATACTTTACCATTAAAAGACCTTTAAGATTTTTCCTTTACTAATGAAcctgctcttttatttttttttattttgtaattaatcAGTTCATTACTTGCCAATCATTCATTTACAACaagttgaaagaaaaacagcaacaaaattGGACCAACGCTCATTTTCTTTATAAGAAATGAAATGGAACATTACTTTTAATTGGCCGTCACAATAAAACGATTCACTGCTCACTTCAGTTGGATAAGTTCTTATTGGCACACTACAGACTCCATTAAAGAACGTcgtaataaaaaaagacagcggTGAGCTCGGGAGGACGTTTGGTCTGGTTCGATTagtcgtgacctctgaccccgcgtGGCCACATGAGGGCGGAGGGAAACTCGACAGGTTTCTGGAAGGTGACGGAGAGGAAGTGGAAGAGGAGACGTTagatggaggaagaaggggagaCGATGGGATCCTGTAAACCACAGGAGGTCTGAAAGGGGAAATAttgaagaggaaaggaaggaaggaaggaaggacggacGTTACACACAGAGCTCTGCACAAAAATGGAGGTCTTTTGTGCAGTAAAGGTTCATGAAAGGTTTTGAAAAGTTGATCGCTGCCTTAAATATATCTATGCAATGTTGTCTTTAGTGAATTCAGCTTATCGTTTATGGCTTTGAGACCAAAGAGGCTCCTTTTTTACGTTTAGTTTTGTAGAAAATTCAGTTTATTTCTGGTGAtcgagaaagcaaaaaaacatgtttgagaaAACGAAGATAATCACTTTCACAAACGACCAATCAGATTCACGAAAATAATCAATAGTCAAAAAACGCTTTTTGCGCTGCAGGTACTGAATGAAGTACAACGGCGCCGCCTAGTGGACAGAAACTGCAGCTACTTACTTCCGTGTCAAACTATTGTTATTTTCTTAGAACCAAAGATATTTTTGTGGTGTTGCCTGGAGCAGAACATTTATTAGAGGCCTTTTCCCAGTGGAGGGAAAACCATATATAGTTTTATCTGAAGGGGTTTTAACCCGTCGTCTTCTTGTATCAAACACTGGGTTTACGCTGGGGAAGCAAACACTAAAATGGTCCAAAAATTTGAATCTTTCAGGCAGCTGAATGTCTAATTGTGACGGTAAATTTCAGTTTTACCCATCGGGAGGAGATATACTTGTAAATATAATATTGTATAATGTGACTGGATGTCGCATTTGGGGTCAAATTGAAAACGTAAccgttgcattatgggaaatgtaagAACCTTTACCTGTACGTTAACTTTATGGTGCGATAATAAATCCACTGAATTACATCTTAATTTCTTTTGTTGATTAAATTCCCTCTTGGTTTTTCCCAGTTATTGATTTCTCAAAGAACTTATATATAAATTTCAGGGTgtaagaaaaactaaatgatgTTTAAAACTTAAAATTAGTTAGTTgccaataatgaataaaactgGAATCAAACTActgaatatttcaaataattcacataaatTAGATATTCAGTCCCTTGTAAAACTCAAAATATTTTGACCTATTTTTGCTTCCCTATAATATAGTTTAAACATGTTACGAAAGTCCGCATGGAAACAGTTTAATCATCTTAaagccatgttgttgttgttgtttgtctatCTGATAAACAACCTTAGCTGTTAAATCCAGATGAGTCGTATCGATTATTTTCGGGCACTTTAACTTTGAATTCAGGGAAgacagttttttattttattttggtctcCTGCCGCCATCAGACTCTTAACATCTAACACGCTATAATCTTATTTAGCAAGATGTTGTTGAGCTCTTCTCTTAAGTTCTCTTCTCTTAACTTCTCAAACAAAGTGATgataaattaattattaaaccagcagataaatACAAAGCACCAGTTTTAATAACGTTATTAAGGCAGATTTGAGTATTTCTGTTTCCATGGTGTTTAATCCTCGAGGTGTACTTACTTATTATTTTGCAGAGCTTTCAGTGCGCTTTGATACTTCGTGGAGCTTTTGATCACATGACACGATCTTCACCGGGTAGAAAATCAACCTGTGGTCACATGACGCTTTGATACGATCGAAAGCTCCAGAAAGCCACTGAAGGGACTTTACGTACATCTGTACAATAAATGCCAAACATCTGTGTGTCGTTCTCCTGCCGTTTACTGACACGCTCCTTGTGTTTTGTTCCAAatatgctgttttttgtttcaacaGAGAATCACAtggcaggtttttatttttctgtttgttgccAGAATGTGGCCTTTGAGCCACGCGAGGCGGCGTCTATTAAAGGTGGAATTAATACCAAATAAATTCTCCTCCttgtatgtttttctttcaactttCAACTTAAATATGGTTACTTTATTATGCATAATCGGAGTTGAAGGATTAGTGTATAATCCTCGTTTCTTTTGGGGAATTAGGAGAATCtgttacatttctttattttatactattcgtgttgtgttttaaaccccacgaaacatttttaaagacatCAACTTTAAATCAGAgaattacattttcttatttGCTGACATTTTATACAGTAGAAAACGGATTAACAGATAATGAAAAGTTTTTAGTTGCTTCCCTGTAATCCCCAAAAAGATCAAGACAGAATTCAGAGAATTGGCAGACTTGGctgactcaatgactacaggcccgtcgccctgaagtcttttgaacggctagtcctgtcccacctgaagacccttctggaccccctcctggaccccctgctgtcaacatggccctccactacatcctccagcatctggactccccaggacctacgccaggatcctgtttgtggacttcagctctgccttcaacacatCATCCcgcctctgctgcaggacaaactccacctgtctgacaggaagcagcacgtgaagctgggaaacatgtctcagcctctcggaccatcagcaccgctgtggattccttccgtttcctgggctccatcatcacccaggacctcaagtgggagcagaacatcagctccatcaccaagaaggctcagcagaggttgttcttcctgaggcagctgaagaaattcaacctgccaaagacgatgatggtccacttctacacggccatcatggagtccgtcctctgctcctccatcagcgtctggtacgctgcagccacagccaaggacaagggcaggctgcagcgcgtcctccgctctgcagagaggctgatcggctgcaatctgccgtccctgcaggacttgttcgcttctaggaccctgaagctataaagatggtagccgacccctctcaccccggacaaaacctgttagtgccccttccatctggcaggaggctgaggtccatcaggactaagacctcccgccacaccgacagcttcttcccgtcggcagtcgggctcatcaacagagccggtcccccactgactgactctgacattctgacatttgtttcctcttgcactatgttttctctatctgtcttgttgtccattgtcttattgtctgatgttatgcaccaaccgccaagtcacattccttgtatgacatattttggtaatacatgttttattattccTAAATAATTTAACTGATCTCCAGATGAACTGCACAAATACAAATAGGGAAAATTAAGACCTTTAAGTGGGAAAATTTGGAAAGGCCGGATGAAAACAGCGCCTCCTCCTGACCTCTGTGTGACCCCGGCTTTCAGACTAGAAAAGTGGGGGtctgccgccccccctccccccctctgctgtCTCACACACTAAACTTTCACGTGAAGCTGAAGGAGGGAGCCTGCCGATGCTGCCTTCAAAGTAAAGGCTCTCTCTTTTATGTTTTGGTTGGGGTCATTTCACATTTTCAGAAGACGTTATGAAGGAAATAAAGTTACTTTTACCTGATATAAAATCCCTAAAATCCACACAAGTGacttttaaattgatttaagggttgaaaatgcagaagcacaAATAGGCCGGAAACGTGTGCTTCGCTGCTCTTACTTTGAAGGAACAGGCCGGATGATGTCGTGTATGCTGCGGCGTTCTTGACGCTGCTCTCAGCCGGACCTGTTTtttgcagcaggaagaagagacgctggaaAACTCAACAATGTGAGTTGGACACTTGAttcattttaaactttaaaaataaatacgaGGCTTCGGTTAATTTCGACGGCGCCGGAAAGTGAGGAAAGTATTCTATTATTGCGTCACCAGACTGCGTTCACAAATCCGTTAATTGTTGTTGTAAACACTGCGGCGtcgtaataaaaaacaattagagttttttttgggagcATGAAGGTTCAGACTCCTTATCGGCATTAATTAAAATAAgcagcatttttcatttttattttattttctaacaaataaacaactgcTGTGGGTGCAAGACGATACACGGCAAACAGTTTAAATTGGGCCAGAAGTGATTCCTGCCTGCTTTTCTGTGACTTATTTAACTCCGGGTTTGTGAAATGCATTTGTCAAATAGTGCTAAAACTTAATAAAGAAAAGCTCACGGGAAGCATGCAAAGTGTTGCTCATTCAGAGAATTCTCTTATTTCCCGAGAACAATGTCTCATGTTCTCACACTCCCAGTCCAACTACACACAAGCGATGTGCAGAGGAACTACTGCACGTTTAAAGCACAAAAGGCCTCTGAATGGACCGTGGGATCGTGTTTCGATTTGACCAACATGGATCAGTCTGATTGATTCACACGAAcgacctcctcctctgtgtggcATCTTATAGATCCCGAGTGAAACATCTCGTCCATGTCAAAGTTCACCTCGCCGTGTGTGACGCAACCCTGTTGACTTATTAACTGCAGGCTGTCCACTGAATCCTTGTTTGATTCCCTAttttttataatgaaataaaacgcTGTCCGTGAAATAAGAAGCCATGAGGGTCGagctttgttttattcttgtattaaatgtcctttttcatttgattctcttttgtatgtttttattccttATGTTTTGCGTGTAAAGTGTCTAAAAGTATGATAAACATTTCTGCTCTCCGTCAGGTTGAGTAAGAGGTCGTCAGTAGCGGCTCTGCTCGCCGTGGTTGTTGGTGTTTACCTGCTGCCTTCTCCCATAGACCCCGAACCACATGTGtaactacagacacacacacacacacacacacacacacacagcaactacTTTCTAAAGAAGCAACACAGTGTACTATTATTTATTGAGCGCTTTAAACTGATATAGACTAACTGCAGTAATCTAAATCGGTCCCTGCAGACTGAAgggcccccccccggccctcgaGGGGCCGCTGGCCGTCAACACCCGGCTGCAGAAGGGTCGCAGGCTGTTTCCTGGGAAACTACACGGACCAGAATCCTTCACTGCGGATGAGGAGGGTGAGGGTGCTGACTTTTACCTCATTGTTTTAGTTAGCTACactatttaatatgaattaatgCTCGACTGCATGCAGAGTTGAGGCGTCACGTGACGTCCGCGTCGCTCTCTGTGGGTCTTTTTTCTGAGCCGTCCGCGTTGTTTCAGGTAACGTGTTCACAGGGACGGTGGACGGGAAGCTGTGGAGAATCGGTCCTGATGACACGCTCACCCTCATCACCCAGATGGGGCAGGATTTACCAGAATGCGGtcagccttttattttgaaaaaccttcCTTCTTCTAAATGATATTTGTACGTTTGTGGCGATAAGTTGTCTTTCTAATTCTCAGGATCGCATGAGCAAAAACCCTTCCTTAGGTCACGTGTtcgtgttgtgtgtctgcaggcagcAGCACGGACTACGAGCCCGTGTGCGGTCGCCCTCACGGCGTCCGCCTGGATCGCCGCGGTCAGCTGATAGTCGCCGACTCGTACCTCGGGCTGCACAGCGTCGACCCGCAAACCGGAGAGAAGACTCTGCTCCGCTCCAATGaacaaggttgtgtgtgtgtgtgtgtgtgagacatatgtgtgtagatgatccccctcccccgtctgaGACGCTCCGTGTCGTTGCTCCTCAGGCGCTGATGGCGTTCCCTTCGCCTTCCTGAACGGCCTGGAGATCTCCTCCCAGACCGGTTTGGTTtatttcaccgactcctccagccGGTGGGGACGCAGACACGTCAGGCTGGAGGTGAGCCGGACAAATGACCGCCGATGGACACCCGTCCTGTTCTTGTTgtgcgtccgtccgtccgtccggtCCGCCAGAAGAAGAGAATAAGGATGCTAATAAGGACGCTAATAAGGACGCTAATAAAGTCCTTTGAGTTCAGACAGGGTGATTACTTTAACCGGAGCGAATTAGGGTTCCATTCATCAGGAGAGAAAAGCCCCCACAGGGACCACAAGGCCCCTCGAGTGATCCAAAGGGTCCATTCGGAGGATTAAACACTTTATAGTGTTTAATGTATTCACAAGTTGGCCGGCTGCTCACGGAAAACATGTAATAACGAGTCAACAGGATTAAGAGCATATAAGAAACACGGTATTAACGAATTTTTCATTCAGCAAATTAATGGAAATCGTGACGTTGAAATTGAAATAATATGAGCGACAATAATAACGTGAACTAGTTTGACTAAATTCAGCCTTGTTAAATAAGCTACAACTTGCATTACCTTAAATTATCACGCAGGAATATAATGATAATATTGAAGACACGTATGACCCCCGACACTACGAACGAGCGCTCCGTGTCCTCAGGTGATCGAGCTGAACCGCCTCGGCCGCCTCCTCTCCTACGACCCGGAGACGGGACGCGTGGACGTCCTGCTGGACTCCCTCTACATGCCCAACGGCGTCGCCCTGTCCCCCGACGAACGCTTCCTGCTGGTGGCGGAGACGAGCATCGGACGCGTGCTGaggtacacgcacgcacgcacacgcacacgcgcgtgcacgcacacgcgtgtcacTCAGCCGACTCCCCGTCCGCCCTCAGGTACTGGCTCAAGGGGCCGAAGGCCGGCACCAAGGAGGTCGCCGTGGACAACATGATCGGTTACCCCGACAACATCCGCCGCAGCGACCGCGGGACCTTCCTGGTCGGCATGACGACGACACGGTTCCGGAAGGCCACGCCTCCCTTCCTGGACCTGATCGCACCGTATCCGGCCTTCAAGCGCTTCCTGGCCAAGGTCGGTCTTATTGTTCCGTGATGggcttttgaaatgaatttcGCTGATAGGATCGATGGGGCCGCCGCAGACGTCAACTTCCTGCACGAGCACGCCACTCCGGTCCAGCGCAGTCCGGTCCACGTCTTCTTTGGCTCGGTGCCGACAAACTCCGGGTGGTCAAGAAATGTGATCGATGAGAATGAGTTCAGATGCTTTTGACAACGGAAGAGCACTTTTCATCAGCAGCTGTGCCCACGGCTactttcccatgatgcatctgGAGCGCTGCGCGTGGCTCCAATTATCTCGTCCGTCAGTCAGGAGACAAACGGGTCTGTCCACGGCTGCCGAGACGAGATAGTGTGAAATCTGACGGGACAGGGGCAGGACCCCCAAAGCCCCCcgccgccccacacacacacacacacacacacacacacagtgtgaactCTCAGTGAACTCAGTGAAGCATTTGATCGGTGTACTTCATGTGCTTCATGAACTTTGTCCCCCTCAGGTGATTCCTCTCCGCTGGTACGACGTGCTGCTGCCGCGCTACGCTCTGGTCCTGGAGCTCGGAGCGGACGGCGGCGGCGTGGTGGCGACGCTGCACGACCCCGAGGGCCGGCTGACGTGGGCCGTCAGCGAGGTGTTCCAGCACCGGGGGAGGACGTACCTGGGCAACACCGACCTGCCCTTCCTGCCCGTGCtggaggggccggggggccgaTGAGCGGCGCGGACCCTCGCAGGAGGGCGCCGGTGTTTTTAGGGGCGGCG
This genomic interval from Gasterosteus aculeatus unplaced genomic scaffold, fGasAcu3.hap1.1 HAP1_SCAFFOLD_128, whole genome shotgun sequence contains the following:
- the LOC144395258 gene encoding adipocyte plasma membrane-associated protein-like, whose amino-acid sequence is MLSKRSSVAALLAVVVGVYLLPSPIDPEPHVLKGPPPALEGPLAVNTRLQKGRRLFPGKLHGPESFTADEEGNVFTGTVDGKLWRIGPDDTLTLITQMGQDLPECGSSTDYEPVCGRPHGVRLDRRGQLIVADSYLGLHSVDPQTGEKTLLRSNEQGADGVPFAFLNGLEISSQTGLVYFTDSSSRWGRRHVRLEVIELNRLGRLLSYDPETGRVDVLLDSLYMPNGVALSPDERFLLVAETSIGRVLRYWLKGPKAGTKEVAVDNMIGYPDNIRRSDRGTFLVGMTTTRFRKATPPFLDLIAPYPAFKRFLAKVIPLRWYDVLLPRYALVLELGADGGGVVATLHDPEGRLTWAVSEVFQHRGRTYLGNTDLPFLPVLEGPGGR